Proteins encoded by one window of Flavobacteriales bacterium:
- a CDS encoding BamA/TamA family outer membrane protein, which yields MTLVFPGNADFFAEEKISFKTKPGNINEAEKNIKSVLSQLRSKGYISCNRDSSVFRNDTLMVYLYTGKKYVWSTLKRGNAEEEALIYAGYREKIFRGRVFSPKEINELFERLIHFYEDRGYPFTGVKLDSLNEQKGTISGVLRVEKNKLYKIDSVLVKGDAKISMPYLYNFISIEPGDIYKESLVQQIDLRIKEISFVELAKPSEIIFTDNQCLVIIYLKKKKASQFNGILGVVPDNKTNKIVITGDAAIRIRNGFGKGELIDFNWRKLNNQIQDLKINFNYPFLFKSPFGTDLQFKLYKKDSTFIELQQTAALQYYLKGGNYFKVFLGNHLSSLITPKMFENATTLPPYADVSTFTYGIGFKKEKLDYRLNPRSGFSVSIEGSAGQRKISINPILNPVVYENVNLKSNQLKGQLLAEFFIPLLKRTTLKIGNNSAFVQNNTLFTNELYRIGGIRTLRGFSEESIFASTYSISTLEYRFLLDRNSAVYIFYDQAIYEKNDKEGYLRDQPFGFGTGLFFQTKAGVFSLSYALGSQLGNPILIRSAKVHFGFINYF from the coding sequence TTGACTTTAGTTTTTCCGGGGAATGCAGACTTTTTTGCTGAAGAAAAAATTTCTTTTAAAACCAAACCAGGGAACATCAATGAAGCAGAAAAAAATATTAAATCGGTTCTCTCGCAATTAAGAAGCAAAGGATATATTTCATGCAACAGAGACTCCTCCGTTTTTCGAAACGACACCTTAATGGTTTATTTGTACACGGGGAAAAAATATGTGTGGTCGACTTTAAAAAGAGGAAATGCAGAAGAGGAAGCATTAATTTATGCCGGTTACCGCGAGAAGATTTTCAGGGGACGCGTTTTTAGTCCGAAAGAAATAAATGAACTATTCGAACGACTGATCCATTTTTACGAAGACCGTGGCTATCCATTTACCGGGGTTAAGCTGGATTCCTTAAACGAACAAAAGGGAACTATTTCTGGAGTATTGCGGGTTGAAAAAAACAAATTATATAAAATCGACAGTGTATTGGTAAAAGGAGATGCAAAAATCAGCATGCCTTATCTCTATAATTTTATCAGCATAGAACCCGGCGATATTTACAAAGAAAGTTTGGTACAACAAATCGATTTACGGATTAAAGAAATTTCGTTTGTTGAACTTGCCAAACCAAGCGAAATTATTTTTACGGACAACCAGTGTCTCGTAATCATTTATCTCAAAAAAAAGAAAGCCTCACAGTTTAATGGCATTCTTGGTGTTGTTCCTGATAATAAAACCAATAAAATCGTAATTACAGGTGATGCTGCCATTCGCATCAGAAATGGATTTGGGAAGGGAGAATTAATTGATTTTAACTGGAGAAAATTAAATAATCAAATTCAGGATTTAAAAATCAATTTCAATTATCCATTCTTATTTAAAAGTCCGTTTGGTACCGATTTGCAATTTAAACTTTACAAAAAAGATTCTACGTTTATAGAATTACAGCAAACCGCTGCCTTGCAATATTATCTTAAAGGCGGGAATTATTTTAAAGTTTTCCTGGGCAATCACCTGAGCAGTTTAATTACACCTAAAATGTTCGAAAACGCAACCACCCTGCCACCCTATGCGGATGTTTCGACATTTACCTATGGAATAGGATTTAAAAAAGAAAAACTCGATTACAGGCTTAATCCACGGAGCGGTTTTAGCGTTTCAATAGAAGGTTCTGCAGGTCAACGAAAAATTAGCATTAACCCGATTTTAAATCCCGTGGTGTATGAAAATGTCAACCTGAAATCAAACCAATTAAAAGGTCAGCTCCTTGCAGAATTTTTTATCCCTTTATTGAAACGAACTACTCTGAAAATAGGCAACAACTCCGCATTTGTGCAAAACAATACCCTTTTTACCAATGAACTTTATCGTATCGGGGGTATTCGCACATTAAGGGGATTTTCAGAAGAATCCATATTCGCATCTACCTACTCCATCTCCACCCTTGAGTACCGTTTTCTCCTCGACAGAAATTCTGCCGTGTACATTTTTTACGATCAGGCCATTTATGAAAAAAACGACAAAGAAGGGTACCTGCGTGATCAACCATTTGGCTTTGGAACCGGATTGTTTTTTCAAACCAAAGCAGGAGTCTTCTCGTTAAGTTATGCACTTGGATCACAATTAGGGAACCCTATTCTTATCCGGTCAGCTAAAGTTCATTTTGGATTTATCAATTATTTTTAG
- a CDS encoding choice-of-anchor B family protein, with protein sequence MKLVFVSICFLFLSAFGLAQNRHNVALLAQWQNSALTEATDGSVYNDVWGFYFNGNKYAAIGSTEGTHIIQVENNQLTEIAFVAGAAQGPNVINRDVFEYKGYVYAICDDGYSSLQVIDLHYLPDSAHVVFESDSFFQRAHSVFIDTSSARMYICGPNSNINGSRAMDVFSLANPEQPLYLSSYPYAQYVHDCFVRNDTAWLNCGPEGLQVVNYSNPLNPIVIGDLSTYTDMGYNHSGWLSDDGKYYVFTDETAGKKIKLCNVQNLNDIRIVSFFNSESDANTIAHNPMISGKYVYLSHYYDGLQIFDISDPENVYRAGWYDTHLENSIIYSGAWGVFHWKDDGKIMISDRQQGLMLFEFNPPVKGMEQQSEHGVYPNPADKNVWFWISNTRHFSYALTVFDLNGKQIYSSSFYESNNYFLDVSQWSEGVYYYRLTGIDRKVEMNGKMVIIHQ encoded by the coding sequence GTGAAATTGGTTTTTGTCAGCATATGTTTCCTGTTCCTCAGCGCCTTTGGTTTGGCTCAAAACAGACATAATGTTGCTTTGCTTGCACAATGGCAAAATTCAGCCTTAACCGAAGCCACAGATGGTTCGGTTTACAACGATGTTTGGGGATTTTATTTTAATGGAAACAAGTATGCAGCCATTGGATCAACTGAGGGGACGCACATCATTCAGGTGGAAAATAATCAACTCACCGAAATCGCGTTCGTAGCAGGTGCTGCACAAGGCCCCAATGTAATTAACCGGGATGTTTTTGAATACAAGGGTTATGTATATGCTATTTGCGACGACGGCTATTCAAGTTTGCAGGTAATTGATTTACATTATTTGCCAGATTCGGCTCATGTCGTTTTTGAATCCGATTCTTTTTTCCAGCGCGCACACAGTGTCTTTATTGATACTTCATCGGCAAGAATGTATATCTGCGGACCCAACTCCAACATCAATGGTTCACGTGCCATGGATGTTTTTTCATTGGCTAATCCAGAACAACCGCTTTATCTTTCCAGCTACCCATATGCTCAATATGTTCACGATTGTTTTGTAAGAAACGATACGGCCTGGTTAAATTGTGGTCCGGAAGGACTTCAGGTCGTCAATTATTCCAATCCACTCAATCCGATAGTCATTGGAGATTTGTCAACTTACACCGATATGGGATATAATCACAGCGGATGGTTAAGCGATGATGGGAAATACTACGTATTTACGGATGAAACTGCCGGAAAAAAAATAAAATTATGTAATGTCCAGAACTTAAATGATATTCGGATTGTGTCGTTTTTTAATTCGGAGTCGGATGCAAATACCATTGCACATAACCCAATGATTTCTGGTAAATATGTTTATCTCTCGCATTATTATGATGGACTTCAGATTTTCGATATTTCAGATCCGGAAAATGTTTACCGTGCCGGATGGTACGATACCCATTTAGAAAATTCAATCATTTATTCCGGAGCCTGGGGTGTTTTTCATTGGAAAGACGATGGAAAAATTATGATTTCTGATCGTCAGCAAGGTTTAATGTTGTTTGAATTTAATCCCCCGGTAAAGGGAATGGAACAGCAAAGTGAACATGGTGTGTATCCTAATCCGGCAGATAAAAATGTTTGGTTTTGGATTTCAAATACCCGTCATTTTAGCTATGCATTAACGGTTTTTGATTTGAACGGCAAACAGATTTATTCCTCCAGTTTTTACGAAAGCAACAATTATTTTCTGGATGTTTCTCAATGGAGCGAAGGGGTTTATTATTATCGGTTGACAGGAATTGACAGGAAAGTGGAAATGAATGGTAAAATGGTAATTATTCATCAGTAG
- a CDS encoding polyprenol monophosphomannose synthase translates to MSDSIVIIPTYNEKENIERILRKVFSLEKDFHVLIVDDGSPDGTGDIVRSLMTEFPGRLFMEVRKEKSGLGTAYIHGFRWALQHAYAYIFEMDADFSHNPDDLIRLYQACADEQFDMSVGSRYVKGGKVKNWPFTRWLMSYFASLYVRMVLWINIKDTTAGFKCYRRKVLETIDLNKIHFVGYAFQIEMKYTALLHGFKIKEVPIVFIDRVLGQSKMSMKIFKEAFWGVIKMRRKKI, encoded by the coding sequence GTGTCAGACAGTATTGTAATCATACCTACCTACAACGAAAAAGAAAACATAGAGCGTATTCTTCGCAAGGTGTTTTCTTTGGAAAAGGATTTCCATGTACTCATTGTGGATGATGGTTCTCCGGATGGCACAGGTGATATTGTCCGCTCTCTAATGACGGAGTTTCCCGGTCGCCTTTTCATGGAGGTTCGCAAGGAAAAATCAGGGTTAGGTACTGCATACATCCATGGCTTTAGATGGGCTTTGCAACATGCTTATGCATATATTTTTGAAATGGATGCGGACTTTTCGCATAACCCGGATGATTTAATCCGCTTATATCAAGCCTGTGCCGATGAACAATTTGATATGTCGGTTGGTTCTAGATATGTGAAAGGTGGTAAAGTAAAAAACTGGCCCTTTACCCGGTGGCTGATGAGTTATTTTGCTTCCCTGTACGTTCGCATGGTGTTATGGATTAATATTAAAGACACCACAGCGGGATTCAAATGCTACAGAAGAAAAGTTTTGGAAACTATTGACCTCAATAAAATTCATTTCGTAGGCTATGCATTTCAGATTGAAATGAAGTATACAGCCTTGTTGCATGGATTTAAGATTAAAGAAGTGCCCATCGTATTTATCGATCGCGTTTTAGGTCAATCCAAAATGAGCATGAAAATTTTCAAAGAAGCATTTTGGGGCGTAATAAAAATGCGCAGAAAAAAGATTTAA
- the lipA gene encoding lipoyl synthase: MSAEDSNLTQRLPKPKWLRVKLPTGENYRKVRSLVSEHKLHTICESGNCPNMGECWGEGTATFMILGNICTRSCGFCNVATGRPLDADPFEPARVAQSVHLMGVKHCVITSVDRDDLPDGGSEIWAQTVRAIRRKSPGTTLETLIPDFMGKWENLQKIIDVHPEIVSHNLETVRRLTKQVRIQAKYDRSLEVLLRLKQAGIRTKSGVMLGLGETEDEILETIEDLRSVKVDILTLGQYLQPTPKHLPVAEFVTPDRFEKYKEIALSKGFLYVESGPLVRSSYHAEKHLF, translated from the coding sequence ATGAGTGCTGAGGATTCCAATTTAACCCAACGATTACCTAAACCAAAATGGCTTCGTGTAAAATTGCCTACCGGTGAGAATTACCGGAAGGTGAGAAGTCTGGTTTCTGAACATAAACTGCATACCATTTGCGAAAGTGGTAATTGTCCGAACATGGGCGAATGCTGGGGCGAGGGCACGGCAACATTTATGATTCTTGGGAATATTTGCACCCGATCCTGCGGCTTTTGCAATGTGGCTACGGGTCGACCATTAGACGCTGATCCTTTTGAGCCTGCACGTGTAGCTCAAAGTGTCCATTTAATGGGAGTTAAGCACTGCGTGATTACTTCGGTTGACCGAGATGATCTTCCGGACGGCGGTTCAGAAATCTGGGCGCAAACCGTTCGTGCCATTCGTAGAAAATCTCCCGGAACAACACTCGAAACCCTCATTCCCGATTTTATGGGGAAATGGGAAAATCTTCAAAAAATTATTGATGTACATCCAGAGATAGTTTCGCATAATCTGGAAACCGTTCGCCGTTTAACGAAACAAGTAAGAATTCAAGCAAAATACGATCGTAGTCTGGAAGTTTTGCTCCGCTTAAAACAGGCCGGTATCCGCACAAAATCCGGCGTTATGCTGGGGCTTGGGGAAACCGAAGATGAAATTCTGGAAACCATCGAAGATTTGCGAAGTGTAAAGGTTGACATCCTTACACTGGGTCAATATTTGCAACCTACTCCTAAACATTTGCCGGTTGCAGAATTTGTAACCCCCGACAGGTTTGAGAAATACAAGGAAATTGCCCTTTCCAAAGGCTTCCTGTATGTGGAAAGCGGACCCCTGGTGCGTTCTTCATACCATGCCGAAAAGCATTTGTTCTGA
- a CDS encoding L,D-transpeptidase — protein sequence MRKLVLFIFLLPVFSFTGNNEFELIPAYVKENYPQADISQFIYVSVRYQKLYFFSRDEKTEVYDISTSKYGTGSDHNSEKTPLGLHRISEVLGKNAPIGGIIEKKGYVGKEAEIIQEKKSSDKDLITTRAIRLEGMERGINKGGKKDSHLREIYIHGTHEEGLIGSPASHGCVRMRNMDVLQLEKKIKIGMPVIILNY from the coding sequence ATGCGGAAATTGGTCTTATTTATTTTTCTACTTCCTGTATTCTCGTTCACCGGGAATAATGAATTTGAACTTATTCCGGCTTACGTCAAAGAAAACTACCCACAGGCCGATATATCGCAATTCATTTATGTTTCCGTTCGCTATCAAAAACTTTATTTTTTTAGTCGCGACGAGAAAACAGAAGTATATGATATTTCAACCTCTAAATACGGAACGGGTTCCGATCACAACAGTGAAAAAACACCTTTGGGTTTGCACCGTATTTCGGAGGTACTTGGTAAAAACGCTCCCATTGGAGGAATTATTGAAAAAAAGGGATATGTTGGCAAAGAGGCCGAAATTATTCAGGAGAAAAAAAGCAGTGATAAAGACCTAATTACAACCCGGGCAATCCGATTAGAAGGAATGGAAAGAGGCATCAACAAGGGAGGGAAAAAAGACAGTCACTTGCGTGAAATCTATATTCATGGAACACATGAAGAAGGTTTAATCGGTTCTCCTGCTTCACATGGTTGTGTTAGGATGAGAAATATGGATGTTCTCCAACTGGAAAAAAAGATAAAAATCGGAATGCCGGTTATTATTCTTAACTACTGA
- a CDS encoding T9SS type A sorting domain-containing protein yields MKNKNLLIGTLGLGLVAGLMVATPFLSSNELTYSPRQNDNEKPSVDQAMEHYMSKRLDANGVYNPALIKQTRAQFMQALMAGGMNRSLDMPWIEEGPDNVGGRTRAICIDKNNSNLVWAGSVSGGLFVSSNGGNSWGRVDNFDQTLSIASMTQTLNGRLYVGTGFSNGFFFNEAFVGDGLFYTDDLGQTWNQVSGSANEDWVELQADPNNPNKIWCGTSGGLKTYDGATITTINNNGMGTGNCYDVKISKDGNVVACAMASTGVRTYVSTDGGVNFTNVSGTGSTQIPSSGVGRIELAISHEKNSNNAWNLFASVVTTGGGTLKGQYFSEDNGLTWSEIAPSSSPSFDPFISQNGQGVYDNVITVIPGAPEKALLGGIDVYAWERAAGTNPAFGQWEQRSLWFASPLSPIYVHADNHEMEWDQNGILYIGNDGGIGKSPDKGSIFFPANRGYNVTQFYGIGFSADGDVIGGAQDNGTNLNTHTGVTLLSFDQVRGGDGFDCDISHIKEDVIFASVYNGDMQRSDDGGASFNAFFSPPSGSPFHTVGRLWENPNDVNALDSIGVQLGNNNTVTGDILATAGDTIHYFSQTLQQPLYYITPTNIVATHDSANVITLQDRVQSLYAIGLGTEVRVTREALRFSVTPNFRILQTGVVATALEFSHDGEHLYVGTSTGDLYRISGFSTFYAPTYDVSNITVTQIFNGSGGSVDGIGVDMTDPEHVIVTLTGFQTARVLESNTAASTSTTTSFTSIHGNLPNIPVYDAVINVNNTDQAIIGTEFGAYATDNLNGTSTVWTFQSQVNGPQTVPVYSVRQQWRGWDEGTNRPGEVYLGTFGRGIWRSEAWLSVKDPGTDNNSLSNVLPVSIYPNPMQDNGRVSFDMKENGNVVLSVYNLAGQKVQTLSLGQRNAGKQYADINVAELANGTYIVHVQAGKYVHQGKLLIAR; encoded by the coding sequence ATGAAAAACAAAAATTTACTCATTGGAACGTTGGGCCTTGGGTTAGTTGCCGGGTTAATGGTAGCTACTCCATTTCTGTCCTCAAACGAGCTGACCTATTCTCCCCGTCAGAACGACAACGAAAAACCTTCGGTTGATCAGGCAATGGAGCACTACATGTCGAAACGCTTAGACGCAAACGGTGTGTACAATCCCGCTTTAATTAAGCAAACCCGTGCACAATTCATGCAAGCCTTAATGGCCGGTGGTATGAATCGTTCACTGGATATGCCTTGGATTGAAGAAGGTCCGGATAACGTAGGTGGACGTACCCGCGCAATTTGTATCGACAAAAACAACTCGAACCTTGTTTGGGCAGGTAGTGTGTCGGGCGGATTGTTCGTTTCTTCTAACGGCGGTAATTCCTGGGGACGAGTAGATAATTTCGATCAGACTTTATCCATTGCTTCCATGACGCAAACCCTCAATGGAAGATTATATGTTGGAACAGGATTTTCTAATGGATTCTTCTTTAACGAAGCATTTGTTGGTGACGGATTGTTCTACACCGATGACTTAGGTCAAACCTGGAATCAGGTGTCTGGATCAGCCAACGAAGATTGGGTGGAGTTACAGGCAGACCCGAATAATCCGAACAAAATCTGGTGTGGTACCAGCGGCGGTTTAAAAACTTACGACGGTGCAACCATTACAACCATTAACAACAATGGTATGGGAACCGGAAATTGTTACGATGTAAAAATCTCTAAAGACGGAAATGTTGTTGCATGTGCAATGGCATCTACAGGTGTTCGTACCTATGTTTCAACCGACGGAGGTGTTAACTTTACCAACGTATCAGGTACTGGTTCAACACAAATCCCAAGTTCAGGGGTTGGACGTATTGAACTTGCAATCTCTCATGAGAAAAATTCAAATAATGCCTGGAATCTTTTTGCATCAGTAGTTACAACTGGTGGAGGAACATTGAAAGGTCAATATTTTTCAGAAGACAATGGATTAACCTGGTCCGAAATTGCACCATCTTCCAGTCCTTCTTTCGATCCTTTTATTTCTCAAAACGGACAAGGTGTTTACGACAACGTAATCACTGTTATTCCTGGAGCACCTGAAAAGGCGCTTTTAGGAGGTATCGATGTATATGCATGGGAAAGAGCGGCGGGCACAAATCCTGCTTTTGGTCAATGGGAACAACGCTCATTGTGGTTCGCTTCTCCACTTTCGCCAATCTATGTTCACGCAGATAACCATGAAATGGAATGGGATCAAAACGGTATTCTTTATATCGGTAACGATGGTGGTATTGGAAAATCTCCTGACAAAGGATCTATTTTCTTCCCTGCCAACCGTGGTTATAACGTAACTCAATTCTATGGCATCGGTTTCTCAGCAGATGGAGATGTAATTGGTGGTGCGCAAGATAACGGTACCAACCTGAATACACACACAGGTGTTACATTGTTGTCGTTCGACCAGGTTCGTGGTGGTGATGGTTTTGATTGTGATATTTCACATATTAAAGAAGATGTAATTTTTGCTTCAGTTTATAATGGAGATATGCAACGTTCAGACGATGGCGGTGCATCCTTTAATGCATTCTTTTCTCCTCCATCAGGCTCTCCTTTCCACACGGTTGGACGCTTATGGGAAAATCCTAATGATGTAAATGCATTGGATTCTATTGGTGTTCAATTAGGAAACAATAACACCGTAACCGGTGATATTTTAGCAACAGCCGGAGATACCATCCATTATTTCTCTCAAACTTTACAACAACCACTTTATTACATCACTCCAACCAATATCGTTGCAACACACGACTCTGCCAATGTAATTACATTGCAAGACCGCGTTCAGTCACTTTATGCTATTGGATTAGGTACTGAAGTTCGTGTTACTCGTGAGGCACTTCGTTTCAGTGTTACGCCTAACTTCAGAATTTTACAAACCGGAGTTGTTGCAACTGCATTAGAATTTAGCCATGATGGTGAGCATTTATATGTTGGTACTTCAACAGGTGATCTGTACCGTATTTCAGGTTTCAGCACCTTCTATGCGCCTACTTATGATGTAAGCAATATTACGGTAACACAAATCTTCAATGGTTCAGGTGGATCAGTTGATGGTATAGGTGTTGACATGACAGATCCGGAGCATGTAATTGTTACATTAACCGGATTCCAAACCGCACGTGTTTTAGAATCTAACACTGCAGCATCTACCTCTACTACAACTTCATTTACTTCTATTCACGGTAATCTTCCTAACATTCCTGTGTACGACGCAGTGATCAATGTAAACAATACGGATCAAGCTATCATCGGTACTGAGTTCGGAGCTTATGCTACAGATAACCTGAATGGAACTTCTACTGTGTGGACGTTCCAAAGCCAGGTTAATGGTCCTCAAACTGTTCCTGTTTACTCTGTTCGTCAACAATGGAGAGGCTGGGATGAAGGAACCAATCGTCCGGGTGAAGTTTACCTTGGAACTTTTGGTAGAGGTATCTGGAGATCTGAAGCATGGTTAAGTGTTAAAGATCCTGGAACAGACAACAACAGCTTGTCGAATGTTTTACCGGTTTCTATTTATCCAAACCCAATGCAGGATAACGGAAGAGTTTCTTTTGATATGAAAGAAAACGGAAATGTAGTATTGAGCGTTTACAACCTTGCAGGACAAAAAGTTCAGACCTTGTCTTTAGGTCAACGTAACGCCGGTAAACAATATGCCGACATCAACGTAGCGGAATTAGCTAACGGAACATATATCGTTCATGTACAAGCCGGAAAATATGTGCATCAAGGCAAACTTTTGATTGCACGATAA
- the ytxJ gene encoding bacillithiol system redox-active protein YtxJ has product MNWITLNDLTQFTDLILRSKAEPDFVFGVFKHSTRCSISAAALNRMEREWETHHPGVDVLYLDLLSYRDISNSIAEISKINHQSPQLLIFKNGICISETTHFDIRPSQIHW; this is encoded by the coding sequence TTGAATTGGATTACCCTCAACGATTTAACCCAGTTTACGGATTTGATTCTTCGCTCAAAGGCGGAGCCTGATTTTGTTTTCGGGGTGTTTAAGCATTCTACCCGATGCTCCATTTCTGCCGCGGCTTTAAACCGCATGGAACGTGAATGGGAAACGCATCACCCTGGTGTGGATGTGTTGTATTTGGATCTTCTTTCCTATCGCGATATTTCCAATTCAATTGCAGAAATCAGTAAAATCAATCACCAGTCGCCCCAATTATTGATTTTTAAAAATGGGATTTGCATTTCGGAGACGACGCATTTCGATATTCGTCCCTCCCAAATTCATTGGTAA
- a CDS encoding OsmC family protein, translated as MEISKISYLGELRTEARHLKSGETFITDAPLDNQGKGEAFSPTDLLATSLGACMVTIMGIAARTHGIPIGKIEISVSKFMASNPRRVEKIGLILEIEDRGYTDHQKNLLETAGRNCPVAKSLHPDLVQEVQFIYQ; from the coding sequence ATGGAAATTTCAAAGATCAGCTATTTAGGAGAATTAAGAACGGAAGCCCGTCATTTAAAATCCGGTGAAACATTTATTACCGATGCTCCGCTTGACAACCAAGGTAAAGGTGAAGCTTTCTCGCCTACCGATTTGTTGGCTACATCACTCGGTGCATGCATGGTTACCATTATGGGGATTGCAGCAAGGACCCATGGAATTCCAATTGGAAAAATTGAGATATCGGTAAGCAAGTTTATGGCATCCAACCCCAGACGGGTAGAAAAAATCGGACTGATTTTGGAAATAGAGGATCGCGGTTATACCGATCATCAAAAAAACCTATTGGAAACCGCAGGAAGAAATTGCCCTGTTGCCAAAAGCCTGCATCCGGACCTCGTACAAGAGGTTCAATTTATTTACCAATGA
- the gap gene encoding type I glyceraldehyde-3-phosphate dehydrogenase, producing the protein MSKTIRVAINGFGRIGRVFTRFAMENPQIELVAINDLTDEKTLAHLLKYDSVHRRFNGSVEAGSKCLIVNEKVIYCYAEKDPANLPWKDLNIDVVIESTGHFTTTEGAQKHITAGAKKVIISAPAKSDEIKTIVLGINDDLLNQDDVILSNASCTTNCASPMIQLIHQHCEIESCYVSTVHSYTGDQRLHDAPHADLRRSRAAAVSIIPTTTGAAKAITKIFPDLEGKVGGCGIRVPVPDGSLTDITFIVKNAKTVEEINAIFKKASEGRLKGILEYTEDPVVSVDCIGNRHSCVFDAQLTSVIGKMVKVVGWYDNESGYSARLVDLVMKIA; encoded by the coding sequence ATGAGTAAAACCATCAGAGTTGCCATTAACGGCTTCGGGCGAATTGGAAGAGTGTTTACACGGTTTGCAATGGAAAATCCGCAGATTGAACTTGTAGCGATCAATGATCTGACGGATGAAAAAACTCTTGCTCATTTATTGAAGTACGACTCCGTTCATCGCAGGTTTAACGGATCGGTGGAAGCAGGATCGAAATGTTTAATCGTGAATGAAAAAGTGATTTATTGTTACGCTGAAAAAGATCCGGCAAATTTACCATGGAAGGATTTGAACATAGATGTGGTTATTGAATCGACAGGTCATTTTACCACAACCGAAGGAGCGCAAAAACACATCACGGCCGGTGCAAAAAAGGTGATCATTTCTGCACCTGCAAAATCGGATGAAATAAAAACTATTGTTTTAGGGATTAATGATGATCTACTGAACCAGGACGATGTTATTTTATCTAACGCCAGCTGCACTACCAATTGCGCATCTCCAATGATTCAATTGATTCACCAGCATTGTGAAATTGAAAGTTGTTATGTGTCAACCGTGCATTCTTACACCGGAGATCAACGATTACACGATGCGCCACATGCTGATTTACGTCGCTCGCGGGCAGCAGCTGTTTCTATTATTCCTACCACCACCGGAGCAGCAAAGGCTATCACAAAAATTTTCCCTGATTTGGAAGGAAAAGTGGGGGGCTGCGGAATTCGTGTTCCGGTTCCTGATGGTTCGCTTACAGACATAACATTCATTGTTAAGAACGCCAAAACGGTAGAAGAAATCAATGCGATTTTTAAAAAAGCGTCCGAAGGAAGGTTAAAAGGTATTCTTGAATATACGGAAGACCCTGTAGTTTCGGTGGATTGCATAGGGAATCGCCACTCCTGTGTTTTCGATGCTCAGCTCACTTCCGTCATTGGAAAAATGGTTAAAGTAGTAGGATGGTACGATAATGAAAGCGGTTATTCTGCGCGTTTGGTGGATTTAGTGATGAAAATTGCTTAA
- the ung gene encoding uracil-DNA glycosylase yields MADFYGVKTETSQFIREESWLKLLREELSKPYVSDLLKFVAEERKKHPIFPPEEMVFKALELCPPQKTKVVILGQDPYHGPGQAHGLAFSVPMGLKFPPSLRNIFKELQSDLNTDVPFSGDLTAWAEQGVLLLNSTLTVRSGEAGSHQKKGWEQLTDEIIRKLSEQEQHLVFILWGNYAIQKKELIDENRHLILSSAHPSPLSAHHGFFGTKPFSKANEYLIKHHKKPIHWELQ; encoded by the coding sequence ATGGCGGATTTTTATGGGGTGAAAACAGAAACAAGCCAATTCATCCGTGAAGAATCCTGGTTAAAACTCCTTCGTGAAGAGCTAAGCAAACCTTATGTTTCGGACCTATTGAAATTCGTTGCAGAAGAAAGAAAAAAACATCCCATCTTCCCTCCCGAAGAAATGGTTTTTAAAGCCCTGGAACTATGTCCGCCTCAAAAAACAAAGGTGGTCATTCTCGGGCAGGACCCTTACCATGGTCCCGGTCAAGCTCACGGCCTGGCCTTTTCTGTCCCGATGGGACTAAAATTTCCTCCTTCGCTTCGAAATATTTTCAAAGAATTACAGAGCGATTTAAATACAGATGTACCTTTTTCAGGGGATTTAACTGCCTGGGCCGAACAAGGTGTTTTACTTCTAAATTCTACACTAACCGTTAGATCCGGTGAAGCGGGGAGTCACCAAAAAAAAGGATGGGAACAGCTCACCGATGAGATCATCCGGAAATTATCTGAGCAGGAGCAACATCTCGTTTTTATTTTGTGGGGGAATTATGCTATTCAAAAAAAGGAATTAATTGATGAAAACCGGCATTTGATTCTCAGTTCAGCACACCCCTCACCTCTTTCTGCCCATCATGGATTTTTTGGAACCAAGCCTTTTTCCAAAGCCAATGAATACTTGATTAAGCACCATAAAAAACCAATCCATTGGGAACTGCAATAA